A portion of the Lolium rigidum isolate FL_2022 chromosome 1, APGP_CSIRO_Lrig_0.1, whole genome shotgun sequence genome contains these proteins:
- the LOC124693865 gene encoding DNA-binding protein MNB1B isoform X2 has product MKGAKSKGAAKAETKLAVKSKGAEKPAPKGRKSKPAKDPNKPKRAPSAFFVFMGEFRKEFNEKNPKNKSVAAVGKAAGERWKSLSDSDKAPYVAKANKLKGEYNKAIAAYNKGESTAAAKKAAPAAKEEDDDEEESDKSKSEINDEDDDEGSDEDEDDDE; this is encoded by the exons ATGAAGGGGGCCAAATCCAAGGGCGCCGCCAAGGCCGAAACCAA GTTGGCGGTGAAGAGCAAGGGGGCGGAGAAGCCGGCGCCCAAGGGCAGGAAGAGCAAGCCCGCCAAGGACCCCAACAAGCCCAAGAGGGCGCCCAGCGCCTTCTTCGTCTTCAT GGGCGAGTTCCGCAAGGAGTTCAACGAGAAGAACCCCAAGAATAAATCCGTCGCTGCC GTCGGTAAAGCAGCTGGTGAGAGGTGGAAAAGCTTGAGCGACTCG GACAAGGCTCCCTACGTAGCCAAGGCCAACAAGCTCAAGGGCGAGTACAACAAGGCCATTGCTGCCTACAACAAGGGCGAG AGCACTGCTGCCGCCAAGAAGGCTGCtcctgctgccaaggaggaggacgacgatgaggaggagtcCGACAAGTCCAAGTCCGAGATTAAtgatgaggatgacgacgagggtagCGATGAG
- the LOC124693865 gene encoding HMG1/2-like protein isoform X1 has product MKGAKSKGAAKAETKLAVKSKGAEKPAPKGRKSKPAKDPNKPKRAPSAFFVFMGEFRKEFNEKNPKNKSVAAVGKAAGERWKSLSDSDKAPYVAKANKLKGEYNKAIAAYNKGEVSTSTAAAKKAAPAAKEEDDDEEESDKSKSEINDEDDDEGSDEDEDDDE; this is encoded by the exons ATGAAGGGGGCCAAATCCAAGGGCGCCGCCAAGGCCGAAACCAA GTTGGCGGTGAAGAGCAAGGGGGCGGAGAAGCCGGCGCCCAAGGGCAGGAAGAGCAAGCCCGCCAAGGACCCCAACAAGCCCAAGAGGGCGCCCAGCGCCTTCTTCGTCTTCAT GGGCGAGTTCCGCAAGGAGTTCAACGAGAAGAACCCCAAGAATAAATCCGTCGCTGCC GTCGGTAAAGCAGCTGGTGAGAGGTGGAAAAGCTTGAGCGACTCG GACAAGGCTCCCTACGTAGCCAAGGCCAACAAGCTCAAGGGCGAGTACAACAAGGCCATTGCTGCCTACAACAAGGGCGAGGTATCGACG AGCACTGCTGCCGCCAAGAAGGCTGCtcctgctgccaaggaggaggacgacgatgaggaggagtcCGACAAGTCCAAGTCCGAGATTAAtgatgaggatgacgacgagggtagCGATGAG
- the LOC124683684 gene encoding zinc transporter 10-like, whose protein sequence is MAFFEEMGWSYAPHLRTHLRQLAASVSAASCEGDAGAGDDECRDEAAALRLKMVAVAAILVSGAVGVAIPLAGRRLRGASPSSSSSSGGGTFVLAKAFAAGVILATGFVHMMHDAEEKFADPCLPPAPWRRFPFPGFVAMLAALGTLVMEFLGTRFYERKHGQEAAAASDVDDETAALLEDGALSGRVAGMSGDDGKQDAMHIVGMRAHAAAHRHSHAQGHDACDGGAVYDAHGHGHDHGHGSEERPSQSRHVVVSQILELGIVSHSVIIGLSLGVSQSPCTIKPLVAALSFHQFFEGFALGGCISEAQFKNFSALLMAFFFAITTPAGITVGAGIASFYNPNSPRALIIEGILDSMSAGILIYMALVDLIAADFLSRRMSCNPRLQVCSYVALFLGAMAMSSLAIWA, encoded by the exons ATGGCGTTCTTCGAG GAGATGGGGTGGTCGTACGCGCCCCACCTCCGCACCCACCTGCGCCAGCTCGCGGCATCGGTCTCCGCGGCGAGCTGCGAGGGGGACGCGGGCGCGGGCGACGACGAGTGCCGCGACGAGGCGGCGGCCCTGCGGCTCAAGATGGTGGCGGTCGCGGCCATCCTGGTCTCCGGCGCGGTCGGCGTCGCCATCCCGCTCGCCGGCCGCAGGCTCCGCGGCGCtagcccgtcctcctcctcctcctcgggcggCGGCACGTTCGTGCTCGCCAAGGCGTTCGCGGCCGGGGTGATCCTGGCCACCGGGTTCGTGCACATGATGCACGACGCGGAGGAGAAGTTCGCGGACCCGTGCCTGCCGCCCGCGCCCTGGCGCCGGTTCCCCTTCCCGGGCTTCGTCGCCATGCTCGCCGCGCTCGGCACGCTCGTCATGGAGTTCCTCGGCACCCGCTTCTACGAGCGCAAGCACGgccaggaggccgccgccgcgagcgaCGTTGATGATGAGACGGCCGCGCTGCTCGAGGATGGTGCTCTCTCAGGGCGGGTCGCTGGAATGAGCGGTGACGATGGGAAGCAGGACGCCATGCACATCGTGGGGATGCGCGCGCATGCGGCCGCGCACCGGCACAGCCACGCGCAGGGCCACGACGCGTGCGATGGAGGTGCCGTGTACGACGCGCACGGCCACGGGCATGACCATGGCCATGGGAGCGAGGAGAGGCCCTCCCAATCTCGCCATGTAGTTGTCTCGCAG ATTCTGGAGCTGGGAATTGTATCGCATTCTGTAATCATCGGGCTATCCTTGGGTGTTTCACAGAGTCCATGCACCATTAAACCTCTGGTTGCTGCCCTCTCCTTCCACCAGTTCTTCGAGGGTTTTGCGTTGGGTGGCTGCATTTCTGAG GCTCAGTTCAAGAATTTCTCTGCACTCCTGATGGCTTTCTTCTTTGCCATTACAACACCTGCTGGGATCACGGTGGGGGCGGGGATCGCTTCGTTCTACAACCCCAACAGCCCCAGGGCGTTAATCATAGAGGGCATTCTGGATTCAATGTCGGCTGGTATACTCATCTATATGGCATTAGTGGATCTCATTGCTGCTGATTTCCTTAGCCGGAGGATGAGCTGCAACCCGAGACTGCAAGTCTGCTCGTATGTCGCCTTGTTTCTTGGGGCTATGGCCATGTCATCCCTTGCTATATGGGCTTAG